A single Lacerta agilis isolate rLacAgi1 chromosome 10, rLacAgi1.pri, whole genome shotgun sequence DNA region contains:
- the DNAL4 gene encoding dynein light chain 4, axonemal gives MADTGEGKKEEADYKRLHSFPLIRHTDMPEEMRVETMELCVTACEKYSTNNESAAKMIKETMDKKFGSSWHVVIGEGFGFEITHEVKNLLYMFFGGSLAVCVWKCS, from the exons ATGGCAGAcactggggaggggaaaaaagaggagGCGGACTATAAGAGACTTCACAGCTTTCCACTGATCAGG CACACAGACATGCCAGAGGAGATGCGAGTAGAGACCATGGAGTTGTGTGTCACTGCATGTGAGAAATACTCCACCAATAATGAG AGTGCTGCCAAGATGATCAAAGAGACAATGGACAAGAAGTTTGGCTCCTCCTGGCATGTCGTGATTGGGGAGGGCTTTGGTTTCGAGATCACCCATGAGGTGAAGAATCTGCTGTACATGTTCTTTGGAGGCAGTCTTGCTGTTTGCGTTTGGAAGTGCTCCTGA